Genomic window (Roseivirga sp. 4D4):
GAATGTAAACGGACTCAAGTTGATACAGGATAGGAAGGTTCAAAAAGATGGTGACTTAACCCTTGACATTTCCGAACTCCCTAATGGTATCATTTTAATAAGGGTTCAAGACAAAGCGGGTATTATAAAAGGTGTTCGGAAGGTGATAAAAAAGACCTAAGGTGAGTAAGCAAACCTTTCCGGCTGCTCATACGGAGTAGCCCTTTTTCACACATAAGCCATCCCGATACACCGGGGTGGCTTTTTAATTTCTTACCAAAAAGGTATCAGTCTTTTGAAATCCAGTAATCTATTTTTTTAAAGACTCATTATGCTTTAATTCAGGACATGAAAATCACCCTCTCACTTTCTATACTTTTAATTACCGCTCTAACCTTCGCGCAAGATTCAAAGAAATACTATCTGGACAGCGAACTGAAAACTGTCCGAAGTAAAAAGAAGGCTTCTTTTTATGAGATAAGAGAGGGACAAGGTACTCGAAACAGCTTTATTGGCAAGTCGACACTTTACACGTTAGAAGACAAACTGGTCCATTATGAATTCTTGTATAAAGGCAAACGTGATGGAACCTTTGTCTCATTTGATCCTAAGAACGGTGCAAAAACGATAGGTAATTTTAAAAAAGGGAAAAGAACTGGAACTTGGTACAAAACGGATTTCCAAGGAAATATTATTAGTTCGTTTGAATATAATAAGGAAGGCGAAATTGAAAATAAAGTTGATTTTGAATCGAATGACAGCATTTTCTATGCGCTCACTAATTTGCCACCTGAATACGCTCAGGGTAGTTCAGCATGGAATTCTTATTTGAGAAAGTCTCTGAGATATCCAAGCGAAATGGCACGAGGGGGCTTTTCTGGTAAAATTGAAATTCATTATCTAATCTCTGAAAGTGGACAGATTATTGACTCCTATATTGTTAAGTCTCCTCATCCACAAATTTCAGATCATATAACAAAACTGGTAAAGGAAAGCGGTGAATGGCGTGGTGCTATAAAGGCTGGAAAAACTGTAAATTCCATATATGTGTATTTATCTTCTTACAACTTTCTTGATCTAAGAAACTAACTGCTGAACAATCAATGCTCAACACTGTATACGACAGATTAATCAGCCCAATACTTGTCTTATTGTTCACATTGATCACTACGACATCACGGTCACAAATAGAAACGACACTCTATACCGATGCTGAGGAAAAAATGGGAAAATGGACAAATCAGAAGTTGCTTATTACGAGTTAAACAATGGCTTTAATTGCAATGATATTATAAAACAGTACTACCCCAATCATTTGCTCAAGGCACTTTATAATCACTTAATAACAATCTAATACACAAAAATAGATCAACCATATGGAAGTAATTAATCGTTTAATGACCAACATCTGCTCTGAAGACTTAGCAAAGAGCAGAGATTTCTATGTGAGCCTTTTTGACTTCAACATAGACTATGACAGCGATTGGTTTATACACCTAATTTCTAAAGACAAGTCTCTAGAGCTCGGTATCATTCTGCAATCCAGCGAGTTAATTCCCGATGAATTTCAGAAAAGACCACAGGGCTTCTACATAACCTTCGTTGTAGAAAATGTTGATGATGTCTTTAAAACAGCCTCTCCAGAGGGCTATGAAATCATAAGCGAGCCACACGACACTTTCTATGGGCAAAGAAGAATGCTCCTCAAGGACCCCAATGGTACCTTGGTGGATGTTTCTTCGCCAATTTAGTCTCGGCTCAAAAAAGACTACACTTTGGCATGACCTTAGCTTAGCAAAGATAGGTAGCACAATTGCTTTATCTCAACCAAAAAGCTCAGTCAATGAACAAATTCCTGCGCATTATCCGGAAGACCCTAGTCTATAGCTTTGTATTCCTTGTACTCCTGGGTATTACTGGCTATATCTATTTATACAAATTGCCAAAAGGGCCAGAAGTCACCAGTCCCACTCTCATTTTAGATGGGAAAGACACCTTTGTGATGTATGCCTATGAGGAAAGTAGAAGGAAGTCCATACGAGTTTGGACCTATAAACCTGAGGGTTGGCAAAGCGGAGATAAAATTGTCTTCGTGATGCATGGAGGTGGAAGAAATGCAGATGATTATCTTGATGCATGGGTAACGATGGCCGAGGAGAATAACCTACTCATCTTGGTTCCGGAATTCGAAAACAAGTTCGCTAGGTACACGACTAACGATTACCAAGAAGGTAATCTCTTCACCTTTTTTGGCACCAAAAACCCCAAAGAAGAATGGGCATATACCGTCATAGAAAACATATTCGACCACGTCAAATCGGTTAATGATATAGCCAATAGTACTTATGACATCTTCGGACATTCTGCGGGTGGACAATTTGTTCATCGAATGACAATGTTTATGCCTGATGCTCGCATTGAAACTGCCATAGCGGCTAATGCAGGATTCTATTCTTTCCCAAACGATGACATCAGATACCCTTATGGAATAGAGAATGCAGTCAGTGAAACTGATTTAGAATTGGCCTATCAAAAGAAGCTGATCATACTTTTAGGGGAACTGGACAATGATCCAAGCTTAGGGACTTTCAGAACAACGGATATGGCAATGCAACAAGGCGCTCATAGACTAGAACGTGGTTCGAACTTTTATGAAGCCAATGCTCAGTTGAGTCGCTCAAGCACTTGGGCTTTTAACTGGGAAATTGACACGGTTAAAAATGTTGGTCATGATTACAGAAATATGTCTAAGGCCGCCATCAAGTGGCTAGACTAAAATCCTTGAGTCATTCTTGACGGTAACAAAAAAGCCACTCCGACATGACGGGGTGGCTTTTTATTTTAGTGTAATACCTTGATTATCTGGTTACGACACCACCTTTAGCACTGTCTACCGTAATGGTGTACTTGCCTCTTCCGCTAACAATCCAGCGAACCTTGACAACTGAATTACCAGGGATATTATTGATCCTTATCTTTTCAGGCTCTGCCTTCTGTTCTCTAGTGAAATCTCTGTCCTCATTATCCACGATCATACCTGCTTGCACATCTACACCTGAAATGCTGATGTAGTCAGGACGCTCAATCTTATATTTCAAATCTTGAGATGCGTGAGTAGGCATCAATCTATCATTCTGGATATAAGCTGTGATTTCTCTTAATCCACCACCCAAGTCTTTCTCTTTCACTTCAGGGATGCTCAAGTTCGGCATATGGAAAGCGTGATAGAGTGTAAAGGCCATATTTCTATGCAACTCTTCTTCTAGCATAAAGCCAGGGGTCGCACGACCGAAATTCTTTTTGAAACCACCGATTTCAATTTCACCATAGGTCGGGTGATTGTAAGGTTTCCATGGTTCGAAAGCATCGCCCATCAACAACTCAGTATCGATATCATAATTCAGGTTTTGTCCACCTTCATTATTCTTATAGTAGGCAAAACGTGTGAATATCTCATTGGAGAAAGTGTAGATACCTCTACTACCATACATCCAATCCAGCTCACCACCGAATACAGAGTACAAATCCTTGTACACTACTAGGTAATTGTAACCCGGCATGATCTTCTCTCCTTTTCGGCCAATAGCATCATATATTCTGATATCCGCTCTGTTGTAAGTCGAAAGATCTTCCTGAGCGCCAGGTCCACGAAGGATCATTCCTCCTGAGTTATGATAACTCTGTCCACCAGCGATATTCGGATGTGCTAACACGAAGTCCGCGACATTTCTGTTCTCAGGTACGCTGAAAGGATATTTATATGCACCCCTCTGGATATAATCCGGCTGCCATTTCCATGCCCAGTCCCTGTTCGGATCGTAATAACCTACGCGATCCTCATTTACAAGGCCATCACCATCATTATCGATACCTTCTTGACCCAGCATTTCATATCGCTGCACATTTGCAGGAACATTATCATCCACTCCAACCACAATCATCTTACGTGGATCTTTAGGGTCAAGAATGAAGTTTCCTGTAGCACTCTTTCTTCTCATTTGAGTGATAGAGCCATTACCATCGAGATCATCTGGAGCATCTTCATCGAAGAGGCCGTCACGGTCATCATCAAGAGGAATCATTCCTGAACGTGGAGAACTGCCTGTATTAGGCTGCTTCATATAGTCATTTCGTGCATCCGGATTGATGGTTGGAATGATATAGAAAATACGATCGTCCAACATCTGAGTGATATAGTCTACATCACCATAGTTTTCCGTCAGGTACCAGGCAGTATAGATTGATATCTCAGCACCCTGAATCTCATTCGAGTGAATATTTCCATCAATATAGAAACCAGGCTTACGGTCTGGATTTCCCTTCTCGTAATTGGTAATCTGTAACATCCACATATCACGACCTTCATAAGATTTACCAATAGATACCCTTTTCACAAGATTAGGGTGAGCATCAGCAATCCTCTTGGTCAATGCAGCATGCCCCTCAGCAGTGTAATAGCGATTAAAGCTAATTTGAACTTTGGGGTTGTGCGGTGAGCCTACAGCTCTGAATATCTCATCTGCGCTTTGCGCAAAAGCTGGGGTTATAAACCCAAGTAAGCAAATCGATAGAGCGAGTTTGTTTATATACTTTTTCATGTCGGCTTATTTGAGGTTAACATTAGATGAAGTGAATCCGATGTGCGGTGCTCCGGCCTCGATGGTCACAGCACCTTTACCCTTGATTAACCAGGTCATAGATCGAGCGGCATCACCGTCAATTGAAGGAATCAAAGTAATCTTGCGTCCAGAAACGATTTCCTGACCATTACCTAGCTTTAATTCCACCTTTACTCTTCTGAGCCAACGCGATCGTGTACCCATTTGAGAATGCGTTGGTAGCGTACCGCCATTATATAAGTCGACCGTGATACGGGTCATTCCCTTACCGACAGACTCTGTTCTCATGTTGATTAACTCGACACTTGCCTGCATTTTAGCCACTTCCATGATAAACTCATTGTGCTTGCTGGCCAAATCGTCAATCATTGAGATTGGAGGATTGAGCATATTGAATGGTGCAATCCCGCCTACTTCAACCTTCATTCCAGGGAAGTCAGGATGATCCATTTCTGTCCAATCTGCGAAGTAGTTCGATAGTCCTTCTTGCTCGGCCCACCTCAGGTAATTCACCTCTCTATTCTTATCGCTGTTCTTTTTCATGGTAGAATCACCTTTTACCATAGGTGCCCACCATCCTGGCGTGCTTAAGCTTATTCTACCAAAGTGGAAATATGCCCACTGGTTAAAGCTACCTCCTGGCTCCACCGATGGTGGCGCGTCTTTGGTACCAACAGTCTTGTTGTACTTTCCAGAGATTAGCTTATTCAATGTCTCATCATCTTTAAGCACACTGGTGACTACTCTCTTGGTGGCTCCACCTCTATTGTATCTCCATGCACTAGAAAGATTATTTCCAGGGCCGAAAGTCATGATGGCATAAATATTCCATTTGGTATAGAGGATATCCAATAGTGCTCGGTTCTCCAATTCAGAAACTGGGTGTTCACCAGCGCCTGGAGTGAAGTAATCGAATGCGAAAGTCATACTCTTGTTGAAGTAGATACCGCCTTCTCCATCTTCGTTGAAAGCACCATCCTTATCGTTATCGGCACCTTCGGTAAACAGGTGATACTTACCTTTTTCACCTTTCGATTTATTGGCTTTGATCATTATACGATCGTCTGCTGGATGGGTAATCCAATCTCCTGTGGCATCTTCCACACGCATCATGGTAATCATACCATCACCGTTTAGGTCTTCGAATGGGTCTTCATTCATTCTACCATCACGATCATCATCTGTATCTTTTGCGTTACCACTTCTACCATATTTCAGGTTGGCAAAGTACTGCTCAGTGGCATCAGGGCTCATATTTGGAAATACATAGTATGTGGTATTCTCCAAAGCGCTCATATTGTTATTCACAATATCTTCGGCAAAGCGAACTGCCATTTCTACCCCTAGTAAGTGTTGGCCTTCAACGCCACCAACTACGGCCATAGCAGGCTTATTCTCCATATCGCCTGTACCCAAGGTGAGCATCCAGACATCTTTGCCTCCTAATGTTTTTGTGATAGACTTCAAGGTGGCGGCATTTGAGGAGCTGGCCAATCCACGAAGTCGTTGGGCCAATTGACTGGCATTGTTATAGTCCTGCGCCCAGATGACCTGAGTTAAGAACAACAATGCAGCAACCAGTCCAAACTTGTTCCGATTGATTCTCATATAGTTTTGATTAATGATTTTGAGTTTACTATTTAAATGTAAGTAAACCTCAAGCGACAATAAGTGAAAGTATCGGAAATGTGAATGGCAATGAGGGCCTTTGGGTGGGGTTAAAACTCAAGAACCAGCTTCCCAAACTGCTTTCCTGCTTTCATTTCGTCAAAAGCTGAAATGATCTGATCAAAAGGTCTTTCAGAAT
Coding sequences:
- a CDS encoding energy transducer TonB, which gives rise to MKITLSLSILLITALTFAQDSKKYYLDSELKTVRSKKKASFYEIREGQGTRNSFIGKSTLYTLEDKLVHYEFLYKGKRDGTFVSFDPKNGAKTIGNFKKGKRTGTWYKTDFQGNIISSFEYNKEGEIENKVDFESNDSIFYALTNLPPEYAQGSSAWNSYLRKSLRYPSEMARGGFSGKIEIHYLISESGQIIDSYIVKSPHPQISDHITKLVKESGEWRGAIKAGKTVNSIYVYLSSYNFLDLRN
- a CDS encoding VOC family protein — protein: MEVINRLMTNICSEDLAKSRDFYVSLFDFNIDYDSDWFIHLISKDKSLELGIILQSSELIPDEFQKRPQGFYITFVVENVDDVFKTASPEGYEIISEPHDTFYGQRRMLLKDPNGTLVDVSSPI
- a CDS encoding M14 family metallopeptidase, whose amino-acid sequence is MKKYINKLALSICLLGFITPAFAQSADEIFRAVGSPHNPKVQISFNRYYTAEGHAALTKRIADAHPNLVKRVSIGKSYEGRDMWMLQITNYEKGNPDRKPGFYIDGNIHSNEIQGAEISIYTAWYLTENYGDVDYITQMLDDRIFYIIPTINPDARNDYMKQPNTGSSPRSGMIPLDDDRDGLFDEDAPDDLDGNGSITQMRRKSATGNFILDPKDPRKMIVVGVDDNVPANVQRYEMLGQEGIDNDGDGLVNEDRVGYYDPNRDWAWKWQPDYIQRGAYKYPFSVPENRNVADFVLAHPNIAGGQSYHNSGGMILRGPGAQEDLSTYNRADIRIYDAIGRKGEKIMPGYNYLVVYKDLYSVFGGELDWMYGSRGIYTFSNEIFTRFAYYKNNEGGQNLNYDIDTELLMGDAFEPWKPYNHPTYGEIEIGGFKKNFGRATPGFMLEEELHRNMAFTLYHAFHMPNLSIPEVKEKDLGGGLREITAYIQNDRLMPTHASQDLKYKIERPDYISISGVDVQAGMIVDNEDRDFTREQKAEPEKIRINNIPGNSVVKVRWIVSGRGKYTITVDSAKGGVVTR
- a CDS encoding M14 family metallopeptidase, which translates into the protein MRINRNKFGLVAALLFLTQVIWAQDYNNASQLAQRLRGLASSSNAATLKSITKTLGGKDVWMLTLGTGDMENKPAMAVVGGVEGQHLLGVEMAVRFAEDIVNNNMSALENTTYYVFPNMSPDATEQYFANLKYGRSGNAKDTDDDRDGRMNEDPFEDLNGDGMITMMRVEDATGDWITHPADDRIMIKANKSKGEKGKYHLFTEGADNDKDGAFNEDGEGGIYFNKSMTFAFDYFTPGAGEHPVSELENRALLDILYTKWNIYAIMTFGPGNNLSSAWRYNRGGATKRVVTSVLKDDETLNKLISGKYNKTVGTKDAPPSVEPGGSFNQWAYFHFGRISLSTPGWWAPMVKGDSTMKKNSDKNREVNYLRWAEQEGLSNYFADWTEMDHPDFPGMKVEVGGIAPFNMLNPPISMIDDLASKHNEFIMEVAKMQASVELINMRTESVGKGMTRITVDLYNGGTLPTHSQMGTRSRWLRRVKVELKLGNGQEIVSGRKITLIPSIDGDAARSMTWLIKGKGAVTIEAGAPHIGFTSSNVNLK